The sequence CCGTGCCCATGCCTCGACCGAGGCGCTGGCGCGGCTGTTACCCGCCTGCGCGGGCCGGCTGATGGAGGCGGAACTCTCCGCCCTCGAGGCGGCGCTGTCCACGCCCGAACGCCCCGTGGGGGCCGTTGTCGGCGGCGCGAAAGTATCCACCAAGATCGAATTGCTGGAAAACCTCGTCAACCGGCTCGACGTGCTGGTGATCGGCGGCGGCATGGCGAATACCTTTCTCGCCGCGCTGGGGGCCGACATGGGCGCATCGCTGAAGGAGCCGGACTTCTACGGCACCGCCTGCGACATCCTCGCGCAGGCCGACAAGTCGGGGTGCCGCGTGATCCTGCCGGTCGACGGGCTGGTCGCCCGCGAATTCGCCGCCGGGGCCGCGCACGAGGTCATTGCGCTGGGGCCGGACACCGCGCTGGCATCGGACCAGATGGTGCTGGATGCCGGCCCGGACAGCATCGCTCTGGTTGAGGCCGCCTTCGAGGGGTTACGCACGCTGATCTGGAACGGGCCGATGGGCGCGTTCGAGATCGCCCCCTTCGACACCGCCACGGTGGCCGCCGCGCGCGCTGCCGCCCGCCAGACGCGCGACGGCACGCTGACCTCCGTCGCCGGGGGCGGCGACACCGTCGCGGCGCTGAACCAGGCCGGGGTGGCCGACGATTTCACCTACATTTCCACCGCGGGGGGCGCGTTCCTCGAATGGATGGAGGGCAAGGAGCTGCCCGGCGTGGCCGCGCTCGACAGCTGACGCTGGCTTCGGACCGCCGAAACGGCTAGTCTTCCGGGCAGGCTGCAAGGGGGGCTGGCATGGCTGACTGGACACTCATCACCGGGGCATCCGACGGTCTGGGCGCGGAATTCGCCAAACTGGCGGCAAAGCATGGCCGCAACGTCGTCCTCACCGCGCGCTCCGAGAACAGGCTCGAGGCCCTCGCCGAGGACCTGCGCGCCGACGGGGTCGACGTGGTGGTTATCCCTGCCGACCTGAACGACCTGGCCGAGGTCGACAGGCTCTGGTCGGCGGCGACGGATGGCCGGCGGATCGACTTTCTGGTGAACAACGCGGGCCTGGGTCGCAACGGCCCTTTCGGGACCGACGGCGGCGCGGGCTGGGACATGGAACTAAGCAGCATCGACGTCAACGTGCGCGCCCTCACGCGGCTCATGCGGCTGGCCATCCCGCACATGACCGAGGCCGGGTCGGGACGGATCCTGAACGTGGCGTCGGTGGCGGGGTTCCTGCCCGGCCCGAACATGGCGGTCTATCACGCGACAAAGGCGTTCGTGCTGCATCTGTCCGAAGCGGTGGCGCACGAACTGCGCAACACCCGCGTCACCGTCACCGCGCTGTGCCCGGGCGCCACCCGTACCGGGTTCTTCGGCAAGGCGGACATGAACGGGGTGCGATTGCTGAAGCTGGCGCCGCCCGCCAATGCGCACGATGTCGCGAAGATCGGCTGGCAGGCCGCGCTCGGCGGGCGGCGCGTGGTCGTACCGGGGGCGATGAACACCCTGTCCAGCCTGCTGCCCCGTGTCGCGCCGCGCGGTCTCGTGACCGCCCTGACCGGCAAGATCATGTCGAAAAACTGATCCGCCTGCACGCAGGGGATTCACATGCCGAATCGCCTGTGTCATAGTGCTGTCACGTCCACCAAGAGACGACACGAGGCAGACCAGATGACACGCACCGCACGCCCGGCCTTCGGCACCCTGCTGTTCTTCGCGATCGCATTCGCGCTCAGCCTCTATTTCACCTTCGCGGCCGTGCAGGGCGACTACGGCCTGTTCCGGCGGGCAGAGATCGTGGCG is a genomic window of Sulfitobacter alexandrii containing:
- a CDS encoding phosphoglycerate kinase: MGWKTLDDMELNGKTVLVRVDINVPVEDGRVTDSTRIERIVPTVTDILSAGGTPVLLAHFGRPKGKVVPEMSLKPLLPALEDALGRSVTLIDSIDAAEAGLDPDAEVLLLENIRFEPGEEKNDTALARRLAALGDVYCNDAFSAAHRAHASTEALARLLPACAGRLMEAELSALEAALSTPERPVGAVVGGAKVSTKIELLENLVNRLDVLVIGGGMANTFLAALGADMGASLKEPDFYGTACDILAQADKSGCRVILPVDGLVAREFAAGAAHEVIALGPDTALASDQMVLDAGPDSIALVEAAFEGLRTLIWNGPMGAFEIAPFDTATVAAARAAARQTRDGTLTSVAGGGDTVAALNQAGVADDFTYISTAGGAFLEWMEGKELPGVAALDS
- a CDS encoding SDR family NAD(P)-dependent oxidoreductase, whose protein sequence is MADWTLITGASDGLGAEFAKLAAKHGRNVVLTARSENRLEALAEDLRADGVDVVVIPADLNDLAEVDRLWSAATDGRRIDFLVNNAGLGRNGPFGTDGGAGWDMELSSIDVNVRALTRLMRLAIPHMTEAGSGRILNVASVAGFLPGPNMAVYHATKAFVLHLSEAVAHELRNTRVTVTALCPGATRTGFFGKADMNGVRLLKLAPPANAHDVAKIGWQAALGGRRVVVPGAMNTLSSLLPRVAPRGLVTALTGKIMSKN